One stretch of Armigeres subalbatus isolate Guangzhou_Male chromosome 2, GZ_Asu_2, whole genome shotgun sequence DNA includes these proteins:
- the LOC134208782 gene encoding rhodanese domain-containing protein CG4456-like, whose amino-acid sequence MSLNCLRVATLRLRASSRIAQNVGSVRSYIVEAGKLAPISSYHHDSIRSSDKFQVNNSLAHGNHRCYCSKCPENRFDPHTIDLSVVAAYDEIVDLPNHPEKLLIDVRRPDELAGTGTIPTSINIPLKAVEEELKLGANQFESKYSRPKPSHDSPIIFSCRSGYRAGTAADIAEKLGFKNVKNYVGSWLEYAERNGLPLEPAENKFY is encoded by the exons ATGAGCCTTAACTGTTTGAGGGTTGCGACCCTGCGTCTACGTGCCAGTTCGCGGATTGCACAGAATGTTGGAAGTGTCCGTTCGTACATCGTTGAAGCTGGCAAACTTGCGCCGATCAGTAGTTACCACCATGACAGTATTCGCAGTAGTGATAAGTTTCAAGTGAATAATTCGTTAGCTCACG GAAATCACCGGTGCTACTGTAGTAAATGCCCAGAGAACAGGTTCGATCCGCACACTATCGACTTGAGTGTGGTGGCCGCCTACGATGAAATCGTTGACCTGCCAAACCATCCCGAAAAGCTGCTGATCGATGTCCGTCGACCAGACGAACTGGCCGGCACTGGAACCATCCCAACCAGCATCAATATTCCAC TCAAAGCCGTCGAAGAGGAGCTGAAGCTCGGCGCAAACCAGTTCGAGAGCAAGTACAGCCGGCCGAAGCCAAGCCATGACAGCCCCATCATCTTTAGCTGTCGATCCGGATATCGAGCCGGTACTGCAGCAGACATCGCCGAAAAACTTGGTTTCAAAAA TGTCAAGAACTACGTTGGCTCATGGCTGGAGTACGCCGAGAGGAATGGTCTTCCGCTGGAACCGGCGGAGAACAAATTTTACTGA
- the LOC134214475 gene encoding rhodanese domain-containing protein CG4456-like, with protein sequence MSNSRAPLVVVAIFLIIEVHRCYSSQCPSENKFDPHCIDPSLVATYDEIVDLPKHPEKLLIDVRRPEELTGTGTIPTSINIPLNVVEQELKLDASQFEEKYGRPKPSQDSPIIFSCRSGSRAGSAANIADKLGFKNVKSYVGSWLDYAKRNNLKLEPTDN encoded by the exons aTGTCTAATTCCCGTGCTCCCCTGGTCGTGGTGGCAATTTTCCTAATCATAGAAGTTCACCGATGCTACAGTAGCCAATGTCCATCAGAGAACAAATTTGATCCACATTGTATCGATCCCAGCCTGGTGGCCACATACGATGAAATCGTTGACCTGCCTAAGCATCCCGAAAAGTTGCTGATCGATGTCCGTCGACCAGAGGAGCTGACCGGCACGGGTACCATCCCAACCAGTATCAATATTCCAC TGAACGTCGTAGAACAGGAGCTGAAGCTTGACGCGAGCCAGTTCGAAGAAAAGTACGGCCGCCCGAAGCCAAGTCAAGACAGTCCCATAATCTTTAGCTGCCGATCCGGAAGTCGGGCCGGAAGTGCTGCAAACATTGCCGATAAACTTGGATTCAAAAA tgTCAAGAGCTATGTTGGCTCTTGGTTGGACTACGCCAAGAGAAATAATCTCAAGTTGGAACCAACGGATAACTAA